A single Flavobacterium sp. 1 DNA region contains:
- a CDS encoding SusC/RagA family TonB-linked outer membrane protein, translated as MKKPVVKQRLLYRIMKITLFQIVLAFVFSTVLMANSVKGQKKLDTKVTISITNLSLSSALSKLQKSANVKFSYNSRITQLNQKVNINANDEILSSVLNEILLPLNISYSEISNQIVLQTIPAKEPANFDLLESLNSNLIAATIVKGKVIDSNGNPLPGASILVKGSKVTTLTDFDGAFSIEIPAGSSKIVISYIGMQTKEIDVTNDFITVVLSEIGQSLNEVIITTGYEKTSKRTFTGAVSKITDKELKVDGVVDVSRMIEGKAAGVTVQNVTGTFGTAPKITVRGSSSIFGDTKPLWVIDGVVQEDIINLSFADLASGNSETLLSSSIAGLNANDIQSIEILKDASATSIYGSRSLNGVVVVTTRQGRRDSPLKITYSLEQSLRTVPNYGQYDILNSQESMSIFKEMEAKGYLDLPSTVNGRYGGAYNILGRAINTYVPETGGYLVNNDPVSRNNFLKKYELANTDWFNVLFRPSITQNHSLSFAGGGKNNTFYASLGYYNDPGWTIADQVNQLSSNIKGTFFVNDKLNITLSTLASVRNQNAPGSYESEKDEVFGKVTRDFDINPFNYVLNTSRTLRPYDDNGNLEYYRNNWASMNILNELKNNFMEIEVKDIRFQLDLDYKINSKLNYNLTGSGRYANTSREHKILENSNVVGAYKAGTPDGEDGVNTLVRDENIFLYQDPNDLTAPKVSVLPNGGFLRKFTNDMTSYNLRNSITYRDVFKDKHELEGFFGTEMRVVDRSSDNFTAAGIQYDRGLTAFTDPRIIEKIINGGDSYYGFNVEKERTVGFFGKVGYTYNRRYTASVTGRYDGSNRQGDSGSSRWLPTYTFSGKWNLSEENFMKNIESVNNLSLRGAYGLTATAGPATNSLAIYKSYITDRFNIDDRESGIQIDELQNGALTWEKQFETNLGLDLGMFNNRIQFTTDVYSRKAFDLVDYVITSGVGGQRIKQGNYANMETKGLEVGFTTKNINNKDFKWSTTLNFSIYNQEITKLQNKPTAFDLIDGNGGNTVGHPRNAIYSYQFTGLNNQGLPTFIMAEGETDKITGANFQDNQDVTKYLKYEGSIEPNKSIGLANTFTYKNWSLYVFFVGSGGNKIRLNPIYDSTYDDLTVFTKEFTNRWINPGDENYTNVPVIADKQMNTNYDGSRTLARAYNTYNYSDVRIADGDFVRLKNISLSWEFPKDLKKKLGLSAFTLRGSSVNPWLIYSDKKLNGQDPEFRNTGGVAMPVTTQYTFAINLSF; from the coding sequence ATGAAAAAACCTGTTGTCAAACAACGATTACTCTATCGAATCATGAAAATAACACTCTTTCAGATAGTACTGGCTTTTGTCTTTTCGACTGTTTTAATGGCCAACAGCGTCAAAGGACAGAAAAAACTAGATACAAAAGTTACCATTTCGATTACCAACTTGAGTTTATCCAGTGCATTATCTAAACTTCAAAAATCAGCTAACGTAAAGTTCTCTTATAATTCAAGAATAACACAGCTTAACCAAAAAGTGAACATTAATGCTAACGATGAAATACTCTCCAGTGTTTTAAACGAAATACTTTTACCATTAAACATCAGTTACTCTGAAATAAGCAACCAGATTGTTCTACAGACTATACCTGCTAAAGAACCTGCAAATTTTGATCTTTTAGAGTCATTAAATTCTAATTTAATTGCAGCTACGATTGTAAAAGGAAAAGTAATAGATTCCAATGGCAATCCGTTACCAGGAGCATCAATATTGGTAAAAGGAAGTAAGGTTACCACATTAACCGATTTTGACGGGGCATTCTCGATAGAAATACCTGCCGGCAGTTCAAAAATTGTGATTAGTTACATTGGCATGCAAACCAAAGAAATTGATGTTACTAATGATTTTATCACTGTAGTCTTATCTGAAATAGGGCAAAGTCTTAACGAAGTTATCATTACCACTGGATATGAAAAAACATCAAAAAGAACTTTTACAGGAGCTGTCAGCAAAATTACCGATAAGGAACTAAAAGTAGACGGAGTAGTTGATGTTAGCCGAATGATTGAAGGTAAAGCAGCCGGGGTAACTGTACAAAATGTTACAGGTACTTTTGGTACTGCACCAAAAATTACGGTACGTGGATCTTCATCAATTTTCGGAGATACAAAACCGCTATGGGTTATTGATGGAGTAGTACAAGAAGACATTATCAATCTTTCATTTGCTGATTTAGCTTCAGGAAACTCAGAGACTTTACTAAGTTCATCAATTGCGGGTTTAAACGCTAACGACATTCAAAGTATAGAAATCCTTAAAGATGCATCGGCGACTTCTATTTACGGCTCAAGATCTCTAAACGGTGTTGTTGTTGTTACTACCAGACAAGGCAGAAGAGATTCGCCTTTAAAAATAACATACTCACTAGAGCAATCCCTTAGAACTGTGCCAAATTATGGACAATATGACATTTTAAATTCTCAAGAATCAATGAGTATTTTTAAAGAAATGGAAGCTAAAGGATATTTGGATTTACCATCAACAGTAAATGGCAGATATGGAGGTGCTTATAACATTTTAGGAAGAGCAATCAATACATATGTTCCAGAAACTGGCGGTTATTTAGTAAATAATGATCCTGTAAGCCGTAATAATTTCCTAAAAAAATATGAATTAGCCAATACAGATTGGTTCAATGTACTCTTTAGACCCTCAATTACACAAAATCATTCTTTGAGTTTTGCCGGAGGAGGTAAAAACAACACCTTTTATGCTTCATTAGGCTATTACAATGATCCAGGATGGACTATTGCTGATCAAGTAAACCAATTATCATCAAACATCAAAGGAACGTTTTTTGTAAACGATAAATTAAATATAACCTTATCAACTCTAGCTTCAGTTCGTAATCAAAACGCTCCAGGAAGTTACGAAAGTGAAAAAGATGAAGTTTTTGGAAAAGTTACCAGAGATTTTGATATCAATCCTTTTAATTATGTTTTAAATACTAGCAGAACCTTAAGACCTTATGATGATAATGGGAATTTAGAATATTACAGAAACAATTGGGCCTCGATGAATATCCTAAATGAATTGAAAAACAATTTTATGGAAATTGAAGTTAAGGACATTCGATTTCAACTAGATTTAGATTATAAAATTAATTCCAAACTAAACTATAATCTAACAGGATCTGGCCGTTACGCAAATACAAGCCGTGAACATAAAATATTAGAAAATTCAAATGTTGTGGGCGCTTACAAAGCAGGAACTCCTGATGGTGAAGATGGTGTTAACACATTGGTTAGGGATGAGAATATTTTTTTATATCAAGATCCTAATGACTTAACTGCTCCTAAAGTTTCGGTTTTACCAAATGGCGGTTTCTTGAGAAAATTCACAAATGATATGACTTCTTATAATCTTAGAAATAGTATTACCTACAGAGATGTTTTCAAAGATAAACATGAATTAGAAGGTTTCTTCGGTACTGAAATGCGTGTTGTAGATAGAAGCAGTGATAATTTTACAGCAGCTGGAATTCAGTATGACCGAGGTCTTACCGCTTTTACTGACCCTAGAATTATCGAAAAAATAATTAACGGAGGAGATTCTTATTATGGATTTAATGTAGAAAAAGAAAGAACGGTAGGTTTCTTCGGTAAAGTTGGATACACTTATAACCGCCGCTATACAGCTTCAGTAACAGGCCGTTATGATGGATCAAACAGACAGGGAGACAGCGGTTCTTCAAGATGGTTACCTACTTACACTTTTAGTGGAAAATGGAATCTTTCTGAAGAAAATTTCATGAAGAATATTGAATCTGTAAACAATTTAAGCCTAAGGGGGGCTTATGGACTTACTGCAACAGCTGGACCGGCGACAAACTCATTGGCAATCTACAAAAGTTATATTACTGATCGTTTTAATATTGATGACAGAGAATCAGGAATCCAAATCGATGAATTACAAAACGGAGCATTGACTTGGGAGAAACAATTTGAGACTAATTTAGGATTAGATTTAGGAATGTTTAATAACAGAATACAATTTACAACAGATGTGTACAGCAGAAAAGCATTTGATTTAGTGGATTATGTTATTACCTCTGGGGTAGGAGGACAAAGAATAAAACAAGGTAACTATGCAAATATGGAAACCAAAGGTCTTGAAGTTGGTTTTACAACAAAAAACATTAATAATAAAGATTTTAAATGGTCAACAACATTAAACTTTTCAATTTATAATCAAGAGATTACAAAATTACAAAATAAGCCTACTGCATTCGATTTAATTGATGGTAATGGCGGTAATACTGTTGGACACCCGAGAAATGCAATTTATTCTTATCAATTTACAGGCTTAAATAATCAAGGTTTACCAACTTTTATAATGGCTGAAGGAGAAACAGATAAAATCACAGGAGCTAATTTTCAAGATAATCAAGATGTTACTAAATATTTAAAATACGAAGGCTCTATTGAACCAAATAAATCTATTGGTTTAGCAAATACATTTACCTATAAAAATTGGTCATTATATGTCTTTTTTGTTGGATCTGGTGGAAACAAAATACGTCTAAATCCTATTTATGATAGCACTTATGATGATTTAACCGTTTTTACCAAAGAATTTACTAACCGTTGGATCAACCCTGGCGATGAAAATTACACAAATGTTCCAGTTATTGCTGATAAACAAATGAATACAAACTACGATGGATCAAGAACATTAGCAAGAGCTTATAATACTTATAACTATTCAGATGTTAGAATTGCAGATGGTGATTTTGTAAGATTAAAAAACATATCATTGAGTTGGGAATTCCCAAAAGATTTGAAGAAAAAATTAGGACTTAGTGCCTTTACTTTAAGAGGCTCTTCTGTTAATCCTTGGCTAATTTATTCTGACAAAAAATTAAATGGCCAAGATCCTGAATTCCGAAATACTGGAGGCGTTGCCATGCCAGTTACCACTCAATATACTTTTGCTATAAACCTTTCATTTTAA
- a CDS encoding FecR family protein, which yields MQKRNKYTQIEDFLGDDSFRQWILQNKNASKWENWTLENPERAKLVGEARLWVLATKVEETQMLTATVESALENTWKKIALKEAALKSVQNPKSKIWNSNWFRSAAAVLVMGLAFSWGYFNFFDTAKDNRVYQELLIENNEGLVEQTNNSKNPQIITLSDGSSILLQPKSKLSYPKIFIGNERKVYLSGEAFFEISKNKSKPFFVFANEIVTKVVGTSFRICAFENQPNVEVIVRTGKVKVHSNNQAAKTSSEEVFLLPNEAVRFVRETAKFDKITDVTRDIVLKQTAKPIEQLSFDFTDMPVSHIFKTIEQAYEVEIDFPKEKLKNCHLTTSLIDQPLPEKLKIICKSIGNNTSYEMNGNQIIITSQGCN from the coding sequence ATGCAAAAGCGAAATAAATATACTCAGATAGAAGACTTTTTAGGTGATGATTCCTTTCGCCAATGGATTCTGCAAAATAAAAATGCTTCCAAGTGGGAGAATTGGACACTCGAAAATCCTGAAAGAGCAAAATTAGTAGGAGAAGCTCGTTTATGGGTTCTTGCTACCAAAGTCGAGGAAACCCAGATGTTAACGGCAACAGTGGAATCGGCCTTAGAAAATACTTGGAAAAAAATCGCTCTTAAAGAGGCTGCTCTTAAAAGTGTCCAAAATCCAAAATCTAAAATTTGGAATAGCAATTGGTTTAGATCCGCAGCAGCTGTTTTGGTAATGGGTCTAGCATTTTCATGGGGATATTTCAACTTTTTTGACACAGCCAAAGACAATCGTGTTTACCAAGAACTTCTCATAGAAAATAATGAAGGATTAGTTGAGCAAACAAACAACTCCAAAAATCCTCAAATCATAACCTTATCTGATGGAAGTTCTATTTTGTTACAACCTAAAAGTAAACTGAGCTATCCTAAAATTTTTATCGGAAATGAACGGAAGGTGTATTTGTCGGGTGAAGCTTTTTTTGAAATAAGTAAAAATAAAAGTAAACCATTTTTTGTTTTTGCCAACGAAATTGTGACCAAAGTTGTAGGAACGAGTTTTAGAATTTGTGCTTTTGAGAACCAGCCTAATGTAGAAGTAATAGTCCGCACTGGAAAAGTAAAAGTTCACTCTAACAATCAGGCGGCAAAAACTTCTTCTGAAGAAGTTTTTTTATTACCCAATGAAGCTGTACGCTTCGTGAGAGAAACTGCCAAATTTGATAAAATAACAGATGTCACTAGAGATATTGTTCTGAAACAAACTGCAAAACCCATAGAACAATTGAGTTTCGATTTTACAGACATGCCTGTTAGCCATATATTTAAAACAATCGAGCAAGCCTACGAAGTAGAGATTGATTTTCCAAAAGAAAAATTAAAAAATTGTCATTTAACTACTTCATTAATCGATCAGCCTTTACCCGAAAAATTAAAGATTATCTGTAAAAGCATTGGGAATAATACTAGTTATGAAATGAACGGAAACCAGATTATCATAACATCCCAAGGATGCAATTAA
- a CDS encoding RNA polymerase sigma factor, which yields MKIQFNHTYILDDFTLWNNLKTGDEKAFSILFEKYYSDLVRYGNSLCSYDDRVQDCVQDVFTDIWVYRESLSDNVIIKAYLLSSVRKRIARLYQRDPFFKKESNIETTEFLFDFSIEQQLIDDETTAEKVLQLNMLINSLPSRQKEALYLRYHQQLTVDQIAEIMSVNYQSASNILFRGIQNLRKDWKENISIILILSSSYI from the coding sequence TTGAAAATACAATTTAACCATACTTACATTTTAGATGATTTCACATTGTGGAATAATTTGAAAACTGGTGATGAAAAAGCTTTTTCAATACTTTTTGAAAAATACTATTCTGATTTAGTACGTTATGGCAATTCTTTGTGTTCCTATGACGACAGGGTACAAGATTGTGTTCAGGATGTTTTTACAGATATTTGGGTGTATCGAGAATCACTTTCCGATAACGTTATTATAAAAGCCTATTTATTATCCAGTGTTCGAAAAAGAATTGCCCGATTGTACCAACGCGATCCCTTTTTTAAAAAAGAAAGCAATATAGAAACTACTGAATTCCTATTTGATTTCTCCATTGAACAACAATTAATTGATGATGAAACTACAGCTGAAAAAGTATTACAACTCAATATGCTGATTAACAGCTTGCCGTCTAGACAAAAAGAGGCTTTATATTTACGCTATCATCAACAACTAACGGTAGATCAAATTGCCGAAATAATGTCAGTCAATTACCAGTCTGCAAGCAACATTCTATTTAGAGGAATACAGAACTTACGCAAAGATTGGAAAGAGAATATTTCAATCATTTTGATATTATCTTCATCATATATCTAG
- a CDS encoding MFS transporter, whose translation MEQDQNKKNSLKHVLFGSLIGTTIEFFDFYIYANAAVLVFPQLFFPSSDTTMATLESLATFSIAFLSRPLGSAFFGHYGDKIGRKFTLVAALLTMGISTVTIGFLPSYASIGVAAPLLLMLCRFGQGVGLGGEWGGAVLLAIENAPSNKRAWYGMFPQLGAPIGLLLSGGTFLLLTDSMSSQDFMNYGWRIPFIASSLLVVVGFYIRTKITETPSFENSKKQHEEVKIPFLTLVKSYKNQLLFGTLASITTFLVFYLMTVFTLSWATSDLGYEKRDFLLIQLFSVLFFALFIPISAVVADKIGRRKMLIIATTAIAFFGFFFSHFLNSGSTVMVTFFLCTGMALMGFTYGPLGTFLSELFPTTVRYSGASLTFNMAGILGAAFAPMIAIWLASTYSLTYVGFYLTMAACISLFSLLAISRKEHKF comes from the coding sequence ATGGAACAGGACCAGAATAAAAAGAACTCTTTAAAACACGTTCTTTTTGGAAGCCTAATTGGCACCACAATCGAATTTTTTGACTTTTATATTTATGCCAATGCAGCAGTATTGGTTTTTCCACAGCTGTTTTTTCCGAGTTCAGATACGACGATGGCAACATTAGAATCCTTGGCAACCTTTTCGATAGCTTTTTTATCCCGTCCATTGGGTTCGGCATTTTTTGGACATTATGGTGATAAAATTGGCCGTAAGTTTACTTTAGTAGCTGCCTTGTTAACTATGGGAATTTCGACAGTGACTATTGGTTTTCTGCCAAGTTACGCAAGTATTGGTGTTGCCGCTCCATTATTATTGATGTTGTGTCGATTTGGGCAAGGAGTTGGATTAGGAGGAGAGTGGGGAGGAGCTGTTTTATTAGCAATCGAAAATGCTCCGTCCAACAAACGCGCTTGGTATGGAATGTTTCCGCAATTGGGCGCTCCAATTGGTCTGCTTCTTTCGGGAGGAACTTTTTTGCTGTTAACAGATTCAATGAGCAGTCAAGATTTTATGAATTATGGTTGGAGAATTCCTTTTATTGCCAGTTCTCTTTTGGTTGTAGTTGGTTTTTATATCCGAACTAAAATTACCGAAACTCCTTCTTTCGAAAACTCAAAAAAACAGCACGAAGAAGTTAAAATTCCTTTTCTTACTTTGGTTAAATCGTATAAAAACCAATTGCTTTTTGGAACATTGGCATCTATTACCACTTTTTTGGTATTTTATTTAATGACGGTATTTACATTGAGTTGGGCAACATCCGATTTGGGTTACGAGAAAAGAGATTTCTTGTTGATTCAGTTGTTTTCGGTGTTGTTTTTTGCTTTGTTTATTCCAATTTCGGCTGTAGTTGCCGATAAAATTGGGCGACGCAAAATGCTGATTATTGCTACGACAGCCATTGCATTTTTTGGTTTTTTCTTTTCACATTTTTTAAATTCCGGAAGTACAGTAATGGTAACATTCTTTTTGTGTACAGGAATGGCTTTGATGGGATTCACTTATGGACCTTTGGGAACTTTTTTATCCGAATTATTTCCTACTACTGTTCGTTATTCAGGAGCTTCATTAACTTTCAATATGGCCGGAATCCTTGGCGCAGCTTTTGCACCCATGATTGCTATTTGGCTTGCATCAACTTATAGTTTGACTTATGTGGGTTTCTATTTGACTATGGCTGCTTGTATTTCGTTGTTTTCTTTATTAGCGATTAGTAGGAAAGAGCACAAATTTTAA
- a CDS encoding IS630 family transposase has product MCQETALNAVGDFSSVNLYFQDESRFGLFTRNGKSVTAIRVKPICTFQQVFKSTWLSGAFSPITGDHFQLILPHCNTDNFQIFLNNFSKENPKELKIMVLDNGRFHKAKRLIVPENIVLVFLPPYSPELNPAEKMWAKYKREFSNKFYNSIEDVEDFIITAVKNTSKKEVMSICGYAYVFLDQIWSKN; this is encoded by the coding sequence ATCTGTCAAGAAACAGCACTAAATGCTGTAGGCGATTTTAGCTCTGTAAATTTATATTTTCAAGATGAGTCACGTTTTGGCTTATTTACTCGAAATGGAAAATCAGTTACTGCAATTAGGGTTAAACCAATTTGCACTTTCCAACAAGTTTTTAAATCAACATGGCTTTCTGGGGCTTTTTCGCCCATAACAGGGGATCATTTTCAATTAATACTTCCACATTGCAACACTGATAATTTTCAAATTTTTCTAAATAATTTTTCAAAAGAAAACCCCAAAGAACTCAAAATAATGGTATTGGATAATGGGCGATTCCATAAGGCTAAAAGATTGATCGTTCCAGAAAATATTGTTTTGGTTTTCCTGCCACCATATAGCCCGGAACTTAATCCAGCCGAAAAAATGTGGGCAAAATACAAAAGAGAATTTTCTAATAAATTTTATAATTCAATCGAAGATGTAGAAGATTTCATTATTACTGCAGTTAAAAACACAAGTAAAAAAGAGGTAATGAGTATCTGTGGTTATGCCTACGTCTTTTTAGATCAAATTTGGTCTAAAAATTAA
- a CDS encoding helix-turn-helix domain-containing protein, whose protein sequence is MAHPKILVIKETEKEIKNLLKQSIPFIGQRLRVLLILKQNEETGISRREVAKLAGVAPNSVQKWRTLYLNSGIDGLIKHGKTGFKPSVFNAAEHTMLETKLNNPQNGLQGYVELKDWIEKETGKSFNYNTLLYYCIRNFKSSVKVARKSHVKKDEDLGSSFKKTSEESVKKQH, encoded by the coding sequence ATGGCACATCCAAAAATTTTGGTAATTAAGGAAACTGAAAAAGAGATTAAAAATCTACTTAAGCAATCTATTCCATTTATTGGACAACGCTTGAGAGTACTTTTAATTTTGAAGCAAAATGAAGAAACAGGGATTTCTAGACGTGAAGTTGCTAAATTAGCAGGGGTTGCCCCAAACAGTGTTCAGAAATGGCGGACATTATACCTCAATTCTGGAATTGATGGTTTGATTAAACATGGAAAAACAGGCTTCAAGCCATCTGTTTTTAATGCTGCTGAACACACGATGTTGGAAACAAAACTCAATAACCCTCAAAATGGGCTTCAAGGTTATGTAGAATTAAAAGATTGGATTGAAAAAGAAACTGGAAAAAGCTTTAATTACAACACCTTGCTTTATTACTGCATCAGAAATTTTAAATCAAGTGTAAAAGTTGCCCGCAAAAGTCATGTCAAAAAAGATGAAGACCTAGGAAGCTCTTTTAAAAAGACTTCGGAAGAATCTGTCAAGAAACAGCACTAA
- a CDS encoding autorepressor SdpR family transcription factor produces the protein MNDIFKALNDATRREILELLKTKNMSAGEIADKFNMSKPSISHHLDILKRADLITAEKSGQFIFYSINTTIMEGVLQWILTFKK, from the coding sequence ATGAATGACATATTTAAAGCATTAAATGATGCCACGCGGAGAGAAATACTAGAGCTTTTGAAAACAAAGAACATGTCTGCCGGAGAAATAGCCGATAAGTTCAATATGTCGAAGCCGAGTATTTCCCATCATTTGGATATTTTGAAACGTGCCGATTTGATTACTGCCGAAAAATCAGGTCAATTTATTTTCTATTCCATCAATACAACCATAATGGAAGGTGTGTTGCAGTGGATTTTAACTTTTAAAAAATAA
- a CDS encoding SdpI family protein, translating to MTVTLKKELPIIGIVLMPFIYLAFIWKTLPDKVPTHWNYKGEVDHWGDKFSLIGLLFMLPVLTYILLLVIPKIDPKKRIAFMGGKFYQLKFFLVLCMSMLALFIIFITKNQSFSSSNLIYIILGVLFLVLGNYFKVIQPNYFIGIRTPWTLENNEVWKLTHVFAGKLWFIGGLLIVLGGLIFENNSFTIAFLSLVAILAIVPIVYSYIKFKEIEKKGK from the coding sequence ATGACTGTAACTTTAAAAAAAGAACTTCCTATTATTGGAATTGTGTTAATGCCTTTTATTTATTTGGCTTTTATTTGGAAAACATTACCCGATAAAGTCCCAACCCATTGGAATTACAAAGGCGAGGTAGATCACTGGGGAGATAAGTTTTCCCTGATTGGATTACTTTTTATGCTGCCTGTTTTGACGTACATTTTACTGCTTGTCATTCCAAAAATAGATCCTAAAAAAAGAATCGCTTTTATGGGCGGGAAGTTTTATCAATTGAAGTTTTTTCTTGTTTTATGCATGTCAATGCTGGCTTTGTTTATCATTTTCATTACCAAGAATCAGTCTTTTTCCAGTTCAAATTTAATCTATATCATACTCGGGGTTTTGTTTTTAGTGTTGGGTAATTATTTCAAAGTAATTCAGCCCAATTATTTCATAGGGATTCGCACCCCTTGGACTTTAGAGAATAATGAAGTTTGGAAACTTACCCATGTTTTTGCAGGTAAACTTTGGTTTATTGGAGGATTGCTAATCGTTTTGGGCGGATTGATTTTTGAAAATAATTCATTCACAATTGCTTTTCTTTCCCTTGTTGCTATTTTGGCGATAGTCCCAATAGTGTACTCCTATATTAAGTTTAAGGAAATAGAGAAAAAAGGTAAATAG
- a CDS encoding S9 family peptidase, translated as MKKAVFFLIAVLVSFTMFGQEITGQWNGILKLPGGQLRVVFNITKTENGYSSTMDSPDQGAKGIPVATTSFENSVLKLAIPSAAIVYEGTLKDNAIAGNFKQGGQSFSLDMTRGTAEKEAIKRPQEPKTPFPYYTEEVTFENKIDKNILAGTLSRPSKEGKFPVVILITGSGPENRDEELLGHKPFLVLADYLTKKRIAVLRFDDRGVAKSTGDYKTATTMDFVKDVQAGIDYLKTRKEIDKNKIGLIGHSEGGVIAPIVAGNSKDVDFIVLLAGTGIRGDKLMLLQKEKIERQMGVPENEIQKGQGIFKGAYDIILASSANDDTLNTKINSYLKLQFGDKMNEKQISGLVSQITSPWMVYFLKFDPASALEKVKCPVLAINGDKDVQVPADVNLDAIKKSLAKGRNSKITTKVLPNLNHLFQECKTGLPNEYETIEQTFSPVALEEISKWILVQVK; from the coding sequence ATGAAGAAAGCAGTATTTTTTTTAATAGCAGTTTTGGTCTCTTTTACTATGTTCGGGCAAGAAATTACAGGACAGTGGAACGGAATTTTAAAACTCCCGGGAGGACAATTAAGAGTTGTATTTAATATAACTAAAACCGAAAATGGTTACAGCTCGACAATGGACAGTCCCGATCAGGGAGCCAAAGGAATTCCGGTAGCGACAACCAGTTTTGAAAATTCAGTTTTGAAGCTTGCCATTCCAAGTGCTGCAATTGTTTATGAAGGAACATTAAAGGATAATGCAATTGCTGGTAATTTTAAGCAAGGCGGTCAATCTTTCTCGCTGGATATGACAAGAGGAACAGCTGAAAAGGAAGCTATAAAAAGACCTCAAGAACCAAAAACTCCGTTTCCATATTATACAGAAGAAGTCACTTTCGAAAATAAAATCGATAAAAATATTTTGGCAGGAACTTTGAGCCGGCCTAGTAAAGAAGGCAAATTTCCAGTTGTGATTCTAATTACGGGAAGCGGTCCAGAGAACAGAGACGAAGAACTGCTAGGACACAAACCGTTCCTTGTTCTTGCCGATTATTTGACAAAAAAAAGAATAGCGGTTTTAAGATTTGACGATCGCGGAGTAGCAAAATCCACTGGTGATTATAAAACAGCAACCACAATGGATTTTGTCAAAGATGTTCAGGCAGGAATAGATTATTTGAAAACCAGAAAAGAAATCGATAAAAACAAGATTGGATTAATTGGCCACAGCGAGGGAGGAGTAATTGCGCCGATTGTTGCTGGGAATTCAAAAGATGTAGATTTTATCGTTTTATTGGCAGGAACAGGGATTCGCGGAGATAAATTAATGCTTTTGCAAAAAGAAAAAATCGAACGCCAAATGGGAGTTCCTGAAAATGAAATTCAAAAAGGACAAGGAATTTTCAAGGGTGCTTATGATATTATTTTGGCTTCATCTGCAAACGATGATACTCTAAATACTAAAATCAACAGCTATTTGAAACTACAATTTGGGGACAAAATGAATGAGAAACAAATAAGCGGATTAGTTTCACAAATTACTAGCCCTTGGATGGTTTATTTCTTGAAATTTGATCCAGCATCTGCTTTAGAAAAAGTAAAATGCCCAGTTCTTGCAATCAACGGTGATAAAGACGTGCAGGTTCCCGCCGATGTAAATTTGGATGCAATTAAAAAATCCTTAGCAAAAGGAAGGAATTCAAAAATAACAACCAAGGTTTTACCCAATTTGAATCATTTGTTTCAAGAATGCAAAACGGGTTTGCCAAATGAATACGAAACCATTGAGCAAACATTTTCACCAGTGGCGTTAGAGGAAATCTCCAAATGGATTTTGGTTCAAGTCAAATAA